Genomic segment of Octadecabacter arcticus 238:
CTACCGCGCCCGCCTTGATCCCGTGCAAACCGGACAAGCCTATGTGGTGTATGTCGCGGTGGGGCTGGCCGAACATTCAAAGGCCGCACAACTTGGGTTCGAACGCGCAATGGATCGGTTTGACGAGGTCGCAGAATGCCACAACATTGCGGGTGCCTTTGAATATCTTCTGCGGGTCGAAACGGCGGATTTGGCGGCGTATAAAACGTTTCATACCGACCGCCTCGGGACGGTGCCGCATGTGCGATCGATCACCAGCTACATGGTCATGGGGTCCCCGAAAGATATGCGCGCCTAACATGGCCCCGAATTTACTCGCCAAAATCGCCCCTAGAATCAAAAAAGCGACGAGACCCGGGAGGAGGTGGGTTTCGCCGCTTTATGTGTGGGCCACATCTCTGGGAGGAGAAAGCAGGCCCAGTCTTAGTCGATCATCAAG
This window contains:
- a CDS encoding Lrp/AsnC family transcriptional regulator — translated: MTQVDQRNARILRELRSDGRISNLALAEKIGLSPSACLRRVQDLERRGVITGYRARLDPVQTGQAYVVYVAVGLAEHSKAAQLGFERAMDRFDEVAECHNIAGAFEYLLRVETADLAAYKTFHTDRLGTVPHVRSITSYMVMGSPKDMRA